From a region of the Mobula hypostoma chromosome 6, sMobHyp1.1, whole genome shotgun sequence genome:
- the wipf1b gene encoding WAS/WASL-interacting protein family member 1 has protein sequence MPPPPPPPAPPPPTFSQACTEKPALNKSQQAGRDALLSDICKTRKLKKAVTNDRSAPLLNAPKGPGGGGGGGGGGGGGGGGGGPGLGGLFAGGMPKLRSAGARESSDSGGGRPPLMPPSGRSPRPFAPSGGSPRLPGSASFPRNTDPEPPRNRFPPSQPKFSRPDIGSKSDAGPPPVPNAPRPTVTNTQSRGPPPFPGSRPPNTGPSLPNRNQGSPRQFPPVPPQSNINRSHPAPSHGRAGDDNSSPSNPPTHNTNRPPLPPTPARMMDDRPPPPPMMNRPSINRDGPPLPPPQSQKPPVPQTPRPTPSFQAPPPPPPNRPGPPHSHPATATEVEVPRLPQRNLSLHGTSSGSSGPNRGPLPPSERPPPPVRDPPSRSGPLPPPPPLGGRNGGIQKGPPLPQPPSRMVSDSPRGGFRPPLPPDRGSPVPPPAMRNGFQEPSQAMYEDEWEGRFSFHSISDLPPPEPYVNFPKTYPSKQSKSESRDPSRRERGAPPLPPIPR, from the exons GCATGTACTGAAAAACCCGCCCTGAACAAAAGTCAGCAGGCAGGAAGAGATGCACTTTTGTCAGACATATGCAAGACAAGAAAGCTAAAGAAGGCTGTTACCAATGATAGGAGTGCACCATTGCTTAATG CTCCTAAAGGacccggtggtggtggtggtggtggaggaggaggaggaggaggaggaggtggaggtggacCTGGTTTAGGAGGATTATTTGCTGGTGGAATGCCAAAGCTGAGGTCTGCAGGAGCCAGAGAAAGTTCAG ATTCTGGAGGAGGAAGACCACCATTAATGCCTCCAAGTGGAAGATCACCTAGACCATTTGCACCAAGCGGTGGCTCACCAAGGTTGCCTGGGTCAGCATCATTTCCAAGGAATACTGACCCTGAACCACCAAGAAATAGATTCCCTCCAAGTCAACCAAAGTTTTCAAGGCCAGATATTGGTTCAAAGTCTGACGCAGGACCACCACCTGTACCAAATGCACCACGGCCAACAGTAACAAATACGCAGAGTAGAGGTCCTCCACCCTTCCCAGGAAGTCGGCCGCCAAACACAGGGCCTTCCCTACCAAATCGCAATCAAGGGTCTCCCCGTCAATTCCCTCCAGTTCCTCCACAAAGCAATATAAATAGATCTCACCCAGCTCCCAGCCATGGCAGGGCTGGTGACGATAACTCCTCTCCATCAAATCCTCCAACTCACAATACCAACAGACCTCCGCTGCCCCCTACTCCAGCTCGGATGATGGATGATAGGCCTCCGCCACCTCCCATGATGAACAGACCTTCAATTAACAGGGATGGtcctccacttccaccaccacagAGTCAGAAACCACCTGTTCCTCAGACACCTAGACCAACTCCTTCCTTCCAGGCACCACCTCCTCCACCACCTAATCGGCCAGGACCCCCACACAGTCATCCAGCCACTGCGACAGAGGTTGAAGTTCCAAGGCTTCCTCAGAGGAACTTGTCGCTCCATGGCACTTCGTCAGGTTCTTCTGGGCCAAACCGGGGTCCACTTCCTCCCAGTGAAAGACCTCCACCACCTGTAAGAGATCCCCCAAGCAGATCAG gacctcttcctcctcctccaccactgGGAGGCAGAAATGGTGGTATCCAGAAAGGGCCACCTCTCCCACAGCCCCCAAGTCGAATGGTCTCAGACAGCCCCAGGGGTGGCTTCAGGCCCCCACTACCACCTGACCGAGGAAGCCCTGTTCCCCCACCAGCAATGAGGAATGGCTTTCAAGAGCCCTCTCAGGCAATGTATGAAG ATGAATGGGAAGGAAGATTTTCTTTCCATTCCATCTCAGATCTTCCACCACCAGAACCATACGTAAACTTTCCAAAAACTTATCCCAGTAAACAGAGCAAGTCAGAGAGTAGAG